In the Rhinatrema bivittatum chromosome 6, aRhiBiv1.1, whole genome shotgun sequence genome, one interval contains:
- the LOC115093359 gene encoding tubulin alpha chain produces the protein MRECISVHVGQAGVQMGNACWELYCLEHGIQPDGQMPSEKTIGGGDDSFTTFFSETGAGKHVPRAVFVDLEPTVIDEVRMGIYRQLFHPEQLISGKEDAANNYARGHYTIGKEIIDSVLDRIRKLADQCTGLQGFLVFHSFGGGTGSGFTSLLMERLSVDYGKKSKLEFSIYPAPQVSTAVVEPYNSILTTHTTLEHSDCAFMVDNEAIYDICRRNLDIERPTYTNLNRLISQIVSSITASLRFDGALNVDLTEFQTNLVPYPRIHFPLATYAPVISAEKAYHEQLSVSEITNACFEPANQMVKCDPRHGKYMACCLLYRGDVVPKDVNAAIAAIKTKRSIQFVDWCPTGFKVGINYQPPTAVPGGDLAKVQRAVCMLSNTTAIAEAWARLDHKFDLMYAKRAFVHWYVGEGMEEGEFSEAREDMAALEKDYEEVGIDSYEDEDEGEEY, from the exons CGTGAGTGCATTTCTGTCCACGTGGGCCAGGCTGGGGTCCAGATGGGCAATGCATGCTGGGAACTGTACTGCCTGGAGCATGGCATCCAGCCTGATGGACAGATGCCCAGCGAGAAAACCATTGGGGGTGGAGACGACTCGTTTACGACTTTCTTCAGTGAGACCGGTGCTGGCAAACACGTCCCCAGAGCTGTCTTTGTAGACCTGGAGCCCACCGTCATTG ATGAGGTTCGCATGGGCATCTATCGCCAACTTTTCCACCCGGAGCAGCTCATCAGTGGCAAAGAAGATGCTGCCAATAACTATGCCCGTGGGCACTACACCATTGGCAAAGAGATTATTGACTCTGTCCTGGACAGGATCAGAAAACTG GCTGACCAGTGCACAGGACTGCAGGGATTCCTGGTCTTCCATAGCTTTGGTGGTGGCACTGGATCTGGTTTCACCTCCTTGCTGATGGAGCGACTATCTGTTGACTACGGCAAGAAGTCCAAACTGGAGTTCTCCATCTACCCAGCTCCTCAGGTCTCCACAGCTGTAGTTGAGCCCTACAACTCCATCCTGACCACTCACACCACCCTGGAGCATTCCGACTGCGCCTTCATGGTGGACAACGAGGCCATTTATGACATCTGCCGCAGAAACCTGGACATTGAACGCCCAACTTACACTAACCTGAACCGTCTTATTAGTCAGATTGTATCCTCAATCACAGCCTCCCTCCGGTTCGACGGTGCCCTGAATGTGGATCTCACAGAGTTCCAGACCAACTTGGTGCCTTATCCTCGTATCCATTTTCCTCTAGCCACTTATGCCCCAGTGATCTCTGCAGAGAAAGCTTATCATGAGCAGCTTTCTGTATCTGAGATCACCAATGCTTGCTTTGAACCGGCTAACCAGATGGTGAAATGTGACCCACGCCATGGTAAATACATGGCTTGCTGCCTGCTATACCGTGGAGATGTGGTGCCCAAAGACGTCAATGCAGCCATTGCTGCCATCAAAACAAAGCGTAGTATCCAGTTTGTAGACTGGTGCCCAACTGGTTTTAAGGTTGGTATCAACTATCAGCCCCCTACTGCGGTGCCTGGGGGTGACCTGGCCAAAGTGCAGCGTGCTGTGTGTATGCTGAGCAATACCACAGCCATTGCTGAAGCTTGGGCTCGCTTGGACCACAAGTTTGATCTGATGTATGCCAAGCGAGCCTTTGTGCACTGGTATGTGGGAGAGGGGATGGAGGAAGGGGAGTTCTCGGAGGCCCGGGAGGACATGGCTGCCCTGGAGAAGGATTACGAAGAGGTTGGGATAGATTCTTACGAGGATGAAGATGAGGGAGAGGAATATTAA